From the genome of Phreatobacter cathodiphilus, one region includes:
- a CDS encoding primary-amine oxidase, whose translation MASESKAAAGVAPVHPLDPLSTAEIAAARAILMERKGLPETTRFAALQLDEPTKAEIAAWSPGRPIRRRAFAVTIDNATGAVHEALVDIGAASVVAFATRDTKAAPYGQPAVIIEEFFKAGDIVKADPGWRAAMKRRGLTDAEIALVQVDPFSAGYFGREAELGRRLVSAVSYWREHVNDNGYASPIEGVVALVDLVENRVVHLVDEEEIVPIPRKRRNYDRGSLPSPRTDLKPLNIVQPEGPSFTVEGWKVTWQNWSFRLGFTPREGLVIHQLGITDRGRLRPIMHRASVTEMVVPYADPTTNHFWKSAFDAGEYGLGKLANALELGCDCLGLIRYFDVPMADDAGNPIVMPNAICMHEEDYGLLWKHYELRTGVFEARRSRRLVISFFATVGNYDYGFYWYLYQDGTIQLEAKLTGIIQTAAVAPGKTYPWGGMVDEGLGGPTHQHFFNVRMHMALDGEGNTVTEHEFVPRPWGTDNPYGNVFDTTSRVLSNERDAAREADGKTGRYWKITNPNVTNSVGKPTGYKLVVQPSPLMLAQEGSTVAQRGGFATKHVWVTPFDPAEKYASGDYPNQHAGGDGLPAYVKQGRSIENADLVVWHSFGHTHVCKPEDFPVMPMEYAGFMLKPNGFFAENPAMDLPPEKNHASVQDGTGEGEGSCCCG comes from the coding sequence ATGGCGTCCGAAAGCAAAGCCGCGGCCGGGGTCGCGCCGGTCCATCCGCTCGATCCCCTGTCGACGGCGGAGATCGCCGCGGCCCGCGCCATCCTGATGGAGAGGAAAGGGCTGCCGGAGACGACGCGCTTCGCGGCCCTGCAGCTCGACGAGCCGACCAAGGCGGAGATCGCCGCCTGGTCGCCGGGCCGGCCGATCCGCCGCCGCGCCTTCGCCGTCACCATCGACAACGCCACCGGCGCCGTGCACGAGGCGCTCGTCGACATCGGCGCGGCCTCGGTCGTCGCCTTCGCCACCCGGGACACGAAGGCCGCGCCCTACGGCCAGCCGGCGGTGATCATCGAGGAGTTCTTCAAGGCCGGCGACATCGTCAAGGCGGACCCCGGCTGGCGGGCCGCGATGAAGCGGCGCGGCCTGACCGACGCGGAGATCGCCCTCGTCCAGGTCGACCCCTTCTCCGCCGGCTATTTCGGCCGCGAGGCCGAGCTCGGCCGCCGCCTCGTCAGTGCCGTCAGCTATTGGCGCGAGCACGTCAACGACAACGGCTATGCCTCGCCGATCGAGGGGGTCGTCGCCCTCGTCGATCTCGTCGAGAACCGAGTGGTCCATCTCGTCGACGAGGAGGAGATCGTCCCGATCCCGCGGAAGCGGCGTAACTACGACCGCGGCTCGCTTCCCAGCCCCCGCACCGACCTGAAGCCCCTCAACATCGTGCAGCCGGAGGGGCCGAGCTTCACCGTGGAGGGCTGGAAGGTGACCTGGCAGAACTGGTCGTTCCGCCTCGGTTTCACGCCGCGCGAGGGGCTGGTGATCCACCAGCTCGGCATCACCGACCGGGGCCGCCTGCGGCCCATCATGCACCGCGCCAGCGTCACCGAGATGGTGGTGCCCTATGCCGACCCGACCACCAACCATTTCTGGAAGAGCGCCTTCGACGCCGGCGAATACGGCCTCGGCAAGCTCGCCAACGCCCTCGAGCTCGGCTGCGACTGCCTCGGCCTGATCCGCTATTTCGACGTGCCCATGGCGGACGACGCCGGCAACCCCATCGTCATGCCCAACGCCATCTGCATGCACGAGGAGGATTACGGCCTCCTGTGGAAGCATTACGAGCTGCGCACCGGCGTCTTCGAGGCGCGACGCTCGCGCCGGCTCGTCATCTCGTTCTTCGCGACCGTCGGCAATTACGACTACGGCTTCTACTGGTATCTCTACCAGGACGGCACGATCCAGCTCGAGGCCAAGCTTACCGGCATCATCCAGACGGCGGCGGTGGCGCCGGGGAAGACCTATCCCTGGGGCGGCATGGTGGACGAGGGCCTCGGCGGCCCGACCCACCAGCACTTCTTCAACGTGCGCATGCACATGGCCCTCGACGGCGAGGGCAATACGGTGACCGAGCACGAATTCGTGCCGCGGCCCTGGGGCACCGACAACCCCTATGGCAACGTCTTCGACACGACCTCGCGGGTCCTGTCGAACGAGCGGGACGCCGCCCGCGAGGCGGACGGCAAGACCGGCCGCTACTGGAAGATCACCAATCCCAACGTGACCAACAGCGTCGGCAAGCCGACCGGCTACAAGCTCGTCGTGCAGCCGAGCCCGCTGATGCTGGCGCAGGAGGGCTCCACGGTGGCCCAGCGCGGCGGCTTCGCCACCAAGCACGTGTGGGTGACGCCCTTCGACCCGGCGGAGAAATATGCCAGTGGCGACTATCCCAACCAGCACGCCGGCGGCGACGGCCTGCCGGCCTATGTGAAGCAGGGCCGCTCCATCGAGAATGCCGATCTCGTGGTCTGGCACTCCTTCGGCCATACCCACGTGTGCAAGCCGGAGGATTTCCCGGTCATGCCGATGGAATATGCCGGCTTCATGCTGAAGCCCAACGGCTTCTTCGCCGAGAACCCGGCGATGGACCTGCCCCCGGAGAAGAACCACGCCAGCGTGCAGGACGGGACGGGCGAGGGCGAGGGGTCCTGCTGCTGCGGGTGA
- a CDS encoding helix-turn-helix transcriptional regulator, with product MSSTPHAVAAAMHFAKTLLHAGGCAFYRVDADCNLHDFHMDEDLRGFHRDYVRRLHAVDPFHARRLRDSDLTVSCLSTDVVRPRAREGAAYAAACAAHGIGDIVELFFRREGRIAAGLCLTWPAGRSARAGDLAAARAAHGYIEFNLPAAPAPEEHGLTAREQEVVGLICAGRTNRDIADALAISLATVKTHVIHIFEKLGVENRASVVARMARG from the coding sequence ATGTCCAGCACGCCCCACGCGGTCGCCGCCGCCATGCACTTCGCCAAGACGCTGCTCCACGCCGGCGGCTGCGCCTTCTACCGCGTCGACGCCGACTGCAACCTGCACGACTTCCACATGGACGAGGATCTCCGCGGCTTCCACCGCGACTATGTCCGGCGCCTGCACGCGGTGGACCCCTTCCACGCCCGCCGCCTGCGCGACAGCGACCTCACCGTGTCCTGCCTGTCGACGGACGTGGTGCGGCCGCGGGCGCGGGAGGGTGCCGCCTATGCCGCCGCCTGCGCCGCCCACGGCATCGGCGACATCGTCGAGCTGTTCTTCCGCCGCGAGGGGCGGATCGCCGCCGGCCTCTGCCTGACCTGGCCGGCGGGCCGCTCGGCCCGCGCCGGCGACCTCGCCGCAGCACGGGCGGCGCACGGCTATATCGAGTTCAACCTGCCCGCCGCCCCGGCGCCGGAGGAGCACGGCCTCACCGCCCGCGAACAGGAGGTGGTCGGGCTCATCTGCGCCGGCCGCACCAACCGCGACATCGCCGACGCGCTCGCCATCAGTCTCGCCACCGTCAAGACCCACGTCATCCACATCTTCGAGAAGCTCGGGGTGGAGAACCGCGCCTCCGTCGTCGCCCGCATGGCGCGCGGCTGA
- a CDS encoding AtpZ/AtpI family protein gives MASGDDNDGKTPGTSPPDSDLDARRRALESRLEAIERERSGGAAPDGRAAQAPSGLVKLFRFSADFVSGVLAGALIGWLLDRFAGTRPWGLIVFLLLGFATGIYNLVKSAQRANREG, from the coding sequence ATGGCGTCAGGTGACGACAACGACGGCAAGACGCCGGGAACGTCTCCTCCGGATTCCGACCTCGACGCGCGGCGGCGCGCCCTTGAATCCCGGCTCGAAGCCATCGAGCGCGAGCGGTCTGGGGGAGCAGCGCCGGACGGCCGGGCGGCCCAGGCGCCGTCCGGGCTGGTGAAGCTCTTCCGCTTCTCGGCCGATTTCGTCTCCGGCGTGCTGGCCGGGGCGCTGATCGGCTGGCTGCTGGACCGTTTCGCCGGAACGCGGCCCTGGGGTCTCATCGTGTTTCTTCTGCTGGGCTTCGCGACGGGAATCTACAACCTCGTCAAGTCGGCGCAGCGGGCCAATCGGGAAGGCTGA
- a CDS encoding F0F1 ATP synthase subunit A, whose protein sequence is MADPIKQFELVPIVPIRVGTGDFSFTNSALHMFIIVGLTAAFLLLTTSGRRLVPTRMQSMAELAYEFVAGTVRQTAGTEGMKFFPLVFSLFMFVLFANLIGMVPGAFTVTSHIIVTAALALLVISTVIIYGIVKHGTHWFALFAPSGLPKVILPLIVVIEVISFISRPISLSLRLFGNMTAGHIALKVFAGFVTAMAGAGALGMLGATLPVLMITALTALELLVAVLQAYVFTILTCIYLNDALHPGHH, encoded by the coding sequence ATGGCCGATCCGATCAAACAGTTCGAGCTCGTCCCCATCGTTCCGATCCGGGTTGGCACGGGTGATTTCTCCTTCACCAATTCCGCCCTGCACATGTTCATCATCGTCGGCCTGACGGCGGCCTTCCTGCTGCTGACGACCTCCGGCCGCCGCCTCGTGCCGACGCGCATGCAGTCCATGGCCGAGCTCGCCTACGAATTCGTCGCCGGAACGGTCCGACAAACGGCCGGCACCGAGGGGATGAAGTTCTTCCCCCTCGTCTTCTCGCTCTTCATGTTCGTGCTCTTTGCCAACCTCATCGGCATGGTGCCCGGCGCCTTCACGGTGACGAGCCACATCATCGTCACCGCCGCCCTGGCGCTGCTGGTGATCTCCACCGTCATCATCTACGGCATCGTCAAGCACGGCACCCACTGGTTCGCCCTCTTCGCGCCCTCGGGCCTGCCGAAGGTGATCCTGCCGCTGATCGTCGTGATCGAGGTGATCTCCTTCATCTCCCGCCCGATCTCGCTGTCCCTTCGTCTCTTCGGCAACATGACCGCCGGCCACATCGCGCTGAAGGTCTTCGCCGGCTTCGTCACCGCCATGGCGGGTGCCGGCGCCCTCGGCATGCTCGGCGCCACCCTGCCCGTGCTGATGATCACCGCGCTCACCGCGCTCGAACTGCTCGTCGCTGTCCTGCAGGCCTATGTCTTCACCATCCTGACCTGCATCTACCTCAACGACGCCCTCCATCCTGGCCATCACTGA
- a CDS encoding F0F1 ATP synthase subunit C: protein MDPVAAKFLGAGLACLGMGLAAMGVGNIFGNFVAGALRNPSAAAGQFTNAIVGAALAEGLGIFALVVALVLLFVV, encoded by the coding sequence ATGGATCCGGTTGCAGCCAAGTTCCTCGGCGCTGGTCTCGCCTGCCTCGGCATGGGCCTCGCGGCCATGGGCGTGGGCAACATCTTCGGCAACTTCGTTGCCGGCGCCCTGCGCAATCCGTCGGCTGCGGCCGGCCAGTTCACCAACGCCATCGTCGGCGCGGCCCTCGCTGAAGGTCTCGGCATCTTCGCGCTCGTCGTCGCCCTCGTCCTGCTCTTCGTGGTCTGA
- a CDS encoding F0F1 ATP synthase subunit B' translates to MATNTTTGTQVPSKGGFPAFRVETYGSQLLWLAVAFGLLYVLMSRFIAPRIGGILEDRASRIAGDLAAAQAMKAEADAATLAYEKALAEARASSQAIAAETRAKITAEADAERKALEAKLAADLSAAEAQISAARTAAMGNVRAIAVDTAQAIVERLAGTGADTGRLEAAVDAALKR, encoded by the coding sequence ATGGCGACGAACACCACTACCGGGACCCAGGTCCCATCCAAGGGCGGTTTCCCGGCCTTCCGCGTGGAAACCTACGGGTCGCAGCTGCTCTGGCTCGCGGTCGCCTTCGGCCTGCTCTACGTCCTGATGTCGCGCTTCATCGCACCGCGCATCGGCGGCATCCTCGAGGACCGGGCCAGCCGCATCGCCGGGGATCTCGCGGCGGCGCAGGCCATGAAGGCCGAGGCCGACGCGGCCACCCTCGCCTATGAGAAGGCCCTCGCGGAAGCGCGTGCCAGCTCCCAGGCGATCGCCGCCGAGACCCGTGCCAAGATCACCGCCGAGGCCGATGCCGAGCGCAAGGCTCTCGAGGCCAAGCTCGCCGCCGACCTCTCCGCGGCGGAGGCGCAGATCAGCGCCGCCCGCACGGCGGCCATGGGCAACGTCCGCGCCATCGCGGTCGACACCGCCCAGGCCATCGTCGAGCGCTTGGCCGGCACCGGTGCCGACACCGGCCGTCTCGAAGCGGCGGTCGACGCCGCCCTGAAGCGCTGA
- a CDS encoding ATP F0F1 synthase subunit B (Produces ATP from ADP in the presence of a proton gradient across the membrane. Subunit B is part of the membrane proton channel.), which translates to MSEYLPIWIGLVIFFAIAWKMGAHTKLVNALDARSNRIAAELAEAKRLREEAEAIVADYRRRQQSAEQEARDIVTAAKADAERLAAEGKAKIEEFVTRRTKMAETKIAQAEAQAIADVRAAAADVATTAAGSVLADMARGSGGDKLMTSGIAEIKAKLN; encoded by the coding sequence ATGAGCGAATATCTGCCGATCTGGATCGGCCTCGTCATCTTCTTCGCCATCGCCTGGAAGATGGGCGCCCACACCAAGCTCGTGAACGCCCTCGACGCGCGCTCCAACCGCATCGCCGCCGAACTCGCCGAGGCCAAGCGGCTGCGCGAGGAGGCCGAGGCCATCGTCGCCGACTATCGTCGGCGTCAGCAGAGCGCCGAGCAGGAGGCCCGCGACATCGTCACGGCCGCCAAGGCCGACGCCGAGCGTCTCGCCGCCGAAGGCAAGGCCAAGATCGAGGAATTCGTCACCCGCCGCACCAAGATGGCGGAGACCAAGATCGCCCAGGCCGAGGCCCAGGCCATCGCCGACGTGCGCGCCGCCGCTGCCGACGTCGCCACCACCGCCGCCGGTTCGGTCCTCGCCGACATGGCCCGCGGGTCCGGCGGAGACAAGCTGATGACCTCCGGCATCGCCGAGATCAAGGCGAAGCTGAACTGA
- a CDS encoding DsbA family protein: MLSRRHFIEGSAALGLVAAFAPAALAQRRTQTETVDVAQLMQPGPLGDVWLGKADAPVTIVEYASLTCGHCASFHTGTLPELKKKYIETGKVRLVFREFALNQLDAAVYMLTRCALNADGKAGEGVDQARYFALIDVFFQQQRTWAFGGNPLEAVTAITRQAGMTQAQFEACLNNQAILDALNATRERAASAFGVESTPTFFVNGKRVLGAQPAAEFEKIIDPLLPA, encoded by the coding sequence ATGCTGTCGCGCAGACATTTCATCGAAGGCTCGGCCGCTCTCGGCCTCGTCGCCGCTTTCGCACCCGCGGCGCTGGCCCAGCGCCGCACCCAGACCGAGACGGTCGACGTCGCCCAGCTCATGCAGCCGGGCCCACTCGGCGACGTCTGGCTCGGCAAGGCCGACGCGCCGGTCACCATCGTCGAATACGCCTCCCTCACCTGCGGCCACTGCGCCAGCTTCCACACGGGCACGCTGCCCGAGCTGAAGAAGAAGTACATCGAGACCGGCAAGGTGCGTCTCGTCTTCCGCGAGTTCGCGCTCAACCAGCTCGACGCCGCCGTCTATATGCTCACCCGCTGCGCCCTCAACGCCGACGGCAAGGCCGGAGAGGGCGTCGACCAGGCGCGCTATTTCGCGCTCATCGACGTGTTCTTCCAGCAGCAGCGGACCTGGGCCTTCGGCGGCAATCCGCTGGAGGCGGTCACCGCCATCACCCGCCAGGCCGGCATGACCCAGGCGCAGTTCGAGGCCTGCCTCAACAACCAGGCGATCCTCGACGCGCTCAACGCCACGCGCGAGCGGGCGGCCTCCGCCTTCGGCGTGGAATCGACCCCGACCTTCTTCGTCAACGGCAAGCGGGTGCTTGGCGCCCAGCCGGCGGCCGAGTTCGAGAAGATCATCGACCCGCTGCTGCCGGCCTGA
- a CDS encoding DUF6101 family protein — protein MLRQTEPGVLAAGIGASLRLDPAQLPTRYAAPDRGADGGQRSIDLHADRVVIRRTASGARMKLQLPVSSYRGIAVRVSDDASQAADSVEVVLVHADPALSVPLVSMADADDVVADWQLWGEALRLPLLIEDPDGAMREAFPRMGAVMLGRPGPRRRRRSTLKDRRPSALMRRKACDGVAGRPVYREREIIARN, from the coding sequence GTGTTGCGTCAGACAGAGCCCGGCGTCCTCGCCGCCGGGATCGGGGCCTCTTTGCGCCTCGATCCCGCCCAGCTGCCCACCCGCTACGCCGCGCCCGACAGGGGCGCGGACGGCGGCCAGCGGTCCATCGATCTCCATGCCGATCGGGTGGTGATCCGCCGCACCGCCAGTGGCGCCCGGATGAAGCTGCAGCTTCCCGTCTCGTCCTATCGCGGCATCGCCGTCCGGGTCAGCGACGACGCCTCGCAGGCGGCGGACAGCGTCGAGGTGGTGCTGGTCCATGCCGACCCCGCCCTCAGCGTGCCGCTGGTCTCCATGGCCGATGCCGACGACGTGGTCGCCGACTGGCAGCTCTGGGGCGAGGCGCTGCGCCTGCCCCTCCTCATCGAGGACCCGGACGGGGCGATGCGCGAGGCCTTCCCGCGCATGGGCGCCGTCATGTTGGGACGGCCGGGCCCGCGCCGCCGCCGTCGCTCCACCCTGAAGGACCGCCGGCCCTCCGCCCTGATGCGCCGCAAGGCCTGCGACGGCGTCGCCGGCCGGCCGGTCTATCGCGAGCGCGAGATCATCGCCCGGAACTGA